Proteins from a single region of Nocardioides anomalus:
- a CDS encoding HAD-IIA family hydrolase — MALGSSQGPLTDGYDLAMLDLDGVVYVGQDAVPGAPEHLEAARGAGMRIAFITNNASRPPEAVAEHLRDLGVTADADDVVTSAQAAARVLLDRLGEGASVAVLGAGGLTEAVTAAGLRPVGVRDEAGAVVTGYGPDVPWRDIMRAAVRIRDGLWWVASNTDMTIPTPFGLAPGHGVQVELLRRFAGVDPVVAGKPARPLLDETVRRCGGERPLMVGDRLDTDIAGARAASLDSLLVLTGVTGLPELVAARAEERPTYVAADLGGLTSAHAAPETKDGEVGLGGWTARVADGALAVAGDGGADDWWRVVAEAAWAHLDETGEPVRTEGLTPPE; from the coding sequence TTGGCGCTGGGGAGCTCGCAGGGGCCACTGACCGACGGCTACGACCTGGCCATGCTGGACCTGGACGGCGTGGTCTACGTCGGCCAGGACGCCGTGCCGGGCGCGCCGGAGCACCTCGAGGCGGCGCGGGGCGCGGGGATGCGGATCGCGTTCATCACCAACAACGCCTCGCGGCCGCCGGAGGCGGTCGCCGAGCACCTGCGCGACCTGGGGGTGACGGCGGACGCGGACGACGTGGTGACCTCGGCCCAGGCGGCGGCGCGGGTGCTGCTCGACCGGCTGGGCGAGGGTGCGTCGGTGGCGGTGCTCGGGGCCGGTGGGCTGACCGAGGCGGTGACCGCGGCCGGGCTGCGGCCGGTGGGGGTGCGGGACGAGGCCGGGGCGGTGGTGACCGGGTACGGCCCGGACGTGCCGTGGCGCGACATCATGCGCGCGGCGGTGCGGATCCGCGACGGGCTGTGGTGGGTGGCCAGCAACACCGACATGACCATCCCCACCCCCTTCGGGTTGGCGCCCGGGCACGGGGTGCAGGTGGAGCTGCTGCGCCGGTTCGCCGGGGTCGACCCGGTGGTCGCGGGCAAGCCCGCGCGGCCGCTGCTGGACGAGACCGTGCGCCGCTGCGGCGGGGAGCGGCCCCTCATGGTGGGCGACCGGCTCGACACCGACATCGCGGGTGCCCGCGCCGCGAGCCTGGACTCACTGCTGGTGCTCACCGGGGTGACCGGCCTGCCCGAGCTGGTGGCGGCGCGGGCGGAGGAGCGACCGACGTACGTCGCCGCCGACCTGGGCGGGCTGACGAGCGCGCACGCGGCGCCCGAGACGAAGGACGGCGAGGTGGGCCTGGGCGGCTGGACGGCCCGGGTCGCCGACGGCGCGCTGGCGGTGGCCGGGGACGGCGGCGCCGACGACTGGTGGCGGGTCGTGGCCGAGGCGGCGTGGGCCCACCTCGACGAGACCGGCGAGCCCGTCCGGACCGAGGGGCTGACCCCGCCGGAGTAG